DNA from Drosophila busckii strain San Diego stock center, stock number 13000-0081.31 chromosome 2R, ASM1175060v1, whole genome shotgun sequence:
AATTGTGAAGCGTGTCGCCGCTAATGAATTTTGCGGTGGCATATCCGGACTCATATTCTGTACGACATTGAGAGCGCGACATGAGTGAAGTTTTAAGAATTGTAAGCATTTgttaataagaaaaaaacaagcataattatgtgagagagtgtgtgtgtgtgagaaagtGTGGATGAGTTTTTCGAGGTGAGAAGAAAAACACACAATTAGTTACATTTAGTAGTAATAATGAATGACGTTACTTAGCCTAGGTTCAAATCAATAGAAACAATTGAACAACACAACTAAATAATGTACATAAGTTAAAATTACGTATGCGCGGTGTAAACTTACATCATCATCGTTATCAATCATTTCCTTAGTAGATGCAGTTGTCTCATTGCGCCGTATGGAGCCCTGGTGTATGTCCAAGTCCACCTTGAGGCACTGGAAGCTGCGCATGAGGAATACAATGGGCATGGGCAGTACGCCAGCCAAAATCATAGCCAAGGCAATGCCCATTACCCAATTTGGATAATCCTTTTGCTCGACAACACCCTGAAACAGCATCAAACGCTTAGTAAAAGAATTGACATTGCCTTTCATTCTGCTTACTAGTTCAGCATTCCAGGCGCCATATGTGGGATTGCGTATGACCATAAACACAACAGAAGAGCCCAGAATGCAAACCATAATCACTGGGCCAATGTAGCGCCAAGTTAGCTGCCAGTACAGTCCGGGTCTATAGCCAGTCATCTGATAAATGTCCTCAGtaaagctgcaaagcaagCATTTTATTCAGACAAAGTGAGGCTAAGCATTTTGCTCTACTCACCGCTCATGGCCGTAGATAAAGATCACTGCAATCATTTCCATCAGCGCCACCACAACCAAACCGATTGTGCCGGCAAAAGAGTCAAACATCTTGAGCCAATACTCGCCGGCACCTGTGCAGAAGATGAAACCGACAATGAAGCAGAATAGACACACCACACCAGTGACATGTTGTTTCTTAACCCGCTTCACGATGTCTATGTCGAAGAGTGTGCACAGCATGCCCTCGAGTATGCCGATCTGTGAGCCCAAGCCCAAGGACAGCAGCATGGTAAAGAACAGCACCGCCCAGAATGGAGCACCGGGCAGCTCCACAATGGCTTGGGTGAATACAATGAAAGCCAGACCAGTGCCCTCAGCAGCCTGCAAAAGTAAGGCAAACAATCAAATGCTAAGtccaaaacatttaaattatgattaCTTATTGCAatcatttgtaattaattcatttattatattatataaataagtaaatatataaaatattatatttgtaagtAGGTAAATACAACTTTAAAACTAATTATGTTTGGCttgtttagttaataattGACGTCGATTGCAAATAATcgattaaaaattcttaattgacataaaataaaatacataatagaaaaaaatccgttgaatattttcattgtatgtatattacttttagttatttgaagtaaataatttggaataaattatttaaaataaagaaattaaattaattatagaaaAGATTCTGactactttaaaaatatatttcgaaGTATTTTCGATTATCTGCAGTCACCCGAAAAAATCTCGAATTATTgttcaattagtttaaatCGTAGCCAACTAATAAATGAATGGGCAAAAGCTCATAacgtttattttacaattgtaattcaattaattataaccAAGTAACTTTACTTACATTGTCGAGCTCATTGGACAAGCTGCACTCGCTGAGCTGCAGCGCCGTGAATTCAGTATGATTAATCTTGTGTAGGGCGGTCTCGTACTCCTCACTGCTGGCGTTCTTGAATGGCAGCAGCGCATGTTTTACAAGTATTTCCGTATTGCTGTAAATAGtgaatgaaatattaatagagaggcagcagcaattgtcaGTAGCACAGGTTGAGCGGGGGcattaattgaaacaaattgaTGGGCAGTCGAAGTGGCCCATCGCTTATCGATTGGCCCAACTGAATGCGCACTAATAGAGCTGAAGATAGAcaaagctgccgctgccgctggctaCCAGTTACAACTGGTCGACCCCACCctgcacacaaacaaagcaaaatccCAAGCCCTAAACACAATTGTTGAGCGCCGATGCGCGCTATTGAACTTGCAGTGACCCCAGCACACACTTACCTAGACACACAGCGATCCACATTGACGGTGGCCTTGAAGCCGAGAATGGCGAAGATGACGACACTGGCATAGATGGCGGTAACCGCATTGCACACGGACACCAGCAGCACGTCCCGCACACAATTGTTCTTGGGCGTATTGTAGCTGCCGAAGGCAATTAGCGAGCCAAAGGCCAGGCCAAATGAATAAAAGACCTGAGTGGCCGCGTCCAGCCACACCGTCGGTTCAAATAGCTTCTCCATCTTGGGCGTATACATGTGCATGAGGCCTGCCCCGGCGCCGCGCAACGTTATGCCGCGTATGAAGAAGATGGTGAGCACAATGTAGGGGAAGAGCGAGGTGAAGTAGACAACCTTGCCGGAGCTCTGAATGCCCTTCATGACAATGAAGAACACAATGGTCCaggacagcagcaggcagagcaCAATCCACCACTTGAGACCGCCAGGCTCATCCATTGAAGGTGCGGCGTCCAGTGTGGTGCGATACCAAAAGTACGTAGTCTCCGAGGACTTGGCGCACTCCTCCAGCTCGAAGCCAGTCCCATTAAGCGGGCAAGTCGACCAAGGCAGTGGAtactataaacaataataataattaattcagcTTCGTGCACACTCCTCGTGTTCATAACTCACCCGAAAACTGTTGAACAAATAGAAGAAGACCCAGGTGATGATGACGTTGTAGTAAAGCGCCACGAATAGCGTCACAATGCACGACGAAATGCCAATGCCGCCC
Protein-coding regions in this window:
- the LOC108597709 gene encoding sodium-dependent neutral amino acid transporter B(0)AT3, which gives rise to MAATKIIDAPRNGHEMAPLNTRARGDGTHGVTIVLTAPQRNSVQSVDIPGEPDRAAWSGKMQFFLSIIGYSVGLGNIWRFPYLCQQNGGGAFLIPFMIMLILEGIPLFLIELGMGQRMRLGALGVWNTIHPWLGGIGISSCIVTLFVALYYNVIITWVFFYLFNSFRYPLPWSTCPLNGTGFELEECAKSSETTYFWYRTTLDAAPSMDEPGGLKWWIVLCLLLSWTIVFFIVMKGIQSSGKVVYFTSLFPYIVLTIFFIRGITLRGAGAGLMHMYTPKMEKLFEPTVWLDAATQVFYSFGLAFGSLIAFGSYNTPKNNCVRDVLLVSVCNAVTAIYASVVIFAILGFKATVNVDRCVSSNTEILVKHALLPFKNASSEEYETALHKINHTEFTALQLSECSLSNELDNAAEGTGLAFIVFTQAIVELPGAPFWAVLFFTMLLSLGLGSQIGILEGMLCTLFDIDIVKRVKKQHVTGVVCLFCFIVGFIFCTGAGEYWLKMFDSFAGTIGLVVVALMEMIAVIFIYGHERFTEDIYQMTGYRPGLYWQLTWRYIGPVIMVCILGSSVVFMVIRNPTYGAWNAELGVVEQKDYPNWVMGIALAMILAGVLPMPIVFLMRSFQCLKVDLDIHQGSIRRNETTASTKEMIDNDDDDDEDDDDDENDLSGPALGGHVKTQSDLSEEEEEDKPMTMRMMMLRPTTTTSPLKQSGGNHLNVPTSRKQNYKKDAYDV